The Primulina huaijiensis isolate GDHJ02 unplaced genomic scaffold, ASM1229523v2 scaffold34381, whole genome shotgun sequence genome contains the following window.
AATGTGATGACAGCATTAACATTAAAAGCAAAAATACAATGACAGCAGTACATATAGATGGAAACCGTAGCTAATTAATTGACACTATTACAATTATGCGGAATGAAACATGCATGTCTGGATGCATAGAAGTAAAGGTGGTTGTAACTGCGACGGATACCTACTAtggaaaacattaaataacTATAACttgaaacaagaaaaaaatgtaaataagaGTGACCAGCCGCTAATCTAAAACAGACCAAGGGCAAGCAAATAAACTCAAAAACACAttcatttttcacaaaaaaaaaaaattgatttgataGTGGTTTTCTTGCATGCTATTGCTCTATAATTCTCACGGGAAGATTATAAAAAGTGATTATTTATCTTCTTTTGGTCGTGCCACAGATGGAAGGGACACACTCCATTAAAATTTacagaacagaacagaacaaATTTGCACACGACTATCACCCCCTCCACTTCAGAAAGAAGAAGAGTCTCTGCATAAAAATGAACAAGTAGATGGCAAAACCAAATCCGTACAgctattttttatgttttaagttCATCCAACTAATGCTATCATCACCAAGATATCTTCACGTttccaaattatacatttttgtACAACGCACTATGCCAGCAAATCTTAGTTCGAGGGAGATTTTATAAACCAAAACACAGTTCAACAATATGTTTTTTAATCCTCTTTTTCACAATTATTATTGAGATTCCGACATTCATTTAATCAACCTTTTTGCACAAAAACATGTGCCTACGCAATATAAATATATGCTGCATGATGCATGTATTAATGATCATGAAAAGAATGCTGCAAAACAAAGGACACCTGTTGGAACAATTTGGGGTTTAAACTGAAATCAAACTCAAGGTTCAAATCCTTCAAACCACTGCTAAATGCTTTACTATGGGGAAGGCGCCACCTCCATAAATCTCCATCTTCGATGTATTCAAATATTCTCCTCATTCGCTGAAATTCAGCCAAGGCACAATCTTTATTAAAGGGGACGTCCCCACACAAGAGTTTCTCCATGAAATAATCATAAGCTATAGTAGCTCCACTCCTCTCCATATCTAACACTTTAATCTCGTTTGCACTAATTGGTGCTGCCGAACCCAAGATCTCAAGTGTTGTCTTGTGATGATCTAATACCACAACCCTATATAGCAAATTAACAAAGGGATAATCAAACAGTCAAAGAAATGCAATATCTCTGAATTTCATAGCATTATTCAGATCATCTTCCTTTTTAGAaagagattatttaattttaaagtttcagATTGGCACCACAAAAAAGTGTCAGAAAATATAGGACCAAACGCTTGTTAACTGTCACTAAACCCAAAACTATAGTTGGACAGCAATCAAAACACCGTATATTAAAATCAGTATACTATCAGCGACGATATAGTTTCCCCAATAATCCATCACTCAACAAGTGCAACACTTACAAGTCATGGAAATTGTTCTAAAAAGTTTCAACTCAACCAAGAACAGAACCTATCTAAACTAATCGAGAAGGGAAAAATAAACCACCAAAGGAACTGATCTTGAGCTATATGATAAACATACTATTTAGCAAACACCATTACTCTACCAGCATCAAGAGgaataatagaaacaaaaagaatttgaaatttgcCTTTCAACATTTGAAGATAGTTTCTGAAAGAAACCCGGAGGACCCACAAAATCCAGGAGGTACACAGCGTCAATTTCATGTAGGGGTAAATCCTCTAATCTGCAACAAAATAAACACAATTAATTCATCTCAATGCATACATAATAACGGAGTTGTGCGCCGGAATGTGCGAAGAAGTTAGACCTGAGAGGAGAGTAAACGGTGTTTGGAACGAATAAAGGTGGAGGATTGGTCACAGTTGGACAGTGCGTGAAGTAAAGATGAGCTGCCAAGGCGGCGAAGGCACCGTCGGGGCAAGGGTAGTGATATAAGACGGCGGATTTCTTCATCGCCGCCGCCATTGTGCCCGCGGCCGACAGGGAAAAACTCGTtacttatgattatttatttatttatattaataatcataattggataaattGCAGATAAATCCTAAATCCCAACTAAAATTTACTCTCTCTTTACACCAAAAAAACTTTTATCCAAACTCCCTACAAAGATGAAACTGACAAAAATACCCTTATAAGTGTAATTTATAATGATTGATTTTATGTGACCGCAAATGATATCAAAGCCtaagtaaaattatttcaaacatataaatttattattattaggtaattaaatgtttgagaaGGAGAATTTTCTCAATTAACATGAATCCGAACCTAGGTTCGAGATTAATTATTTACAGGATTTATTCCAGAACACTGTAATATTTGAAACAGGAAGATTTAATCAAGGTTAGATATCAAGAAGAAACATATCATAATCCTTAGGTAaaattatgattcaaaataacaggttcttaaaaatattaccaggattcctctaaactctccggagatcttagagaaattcaaaaaACGGTACAAAACTATGGAAATATGTTGTATTATGTACCACAGAATGTGGAGAAAATCATTGAAACCCATGaataaattcttggaatattaaaggatattcgaacaagaattcaaaacctagaacaacaaccaagttctagaAAGAAGACTTCAGAAGGAAGGTTACCACCAACCTTTGGTACTGAACTCTTATTACATCAAAGAGGGAAGGCCAAAGTGATTTCAAAACctttaactgaagaagaaaagattatcaatctaatcaaaacagtctcagaaaagaaattaatctgatgacaactttaaaaaaattggtctagaggatctacaagagcttgcagaatcttttgcaaatctcaagattgtagatctaaagatgaataCGACTGGAAGTGAACAACCTACCATCTTCGCAAGAACCACTAAGAGAAAGTGTGTgatctcaaaatataaatatgagagaatcccaACCGGAATTTTATACTGGTGGAGAAGCACACCCTGCAAGAACAAGGTCAAGGAAGAATCAAATTTCTTtacaccaaacaccctatgggaaatCTGTTTTAGAACATATACATCTTTAtagggttatgcttaacctagatgtattagatttcaaaaacagagaagatatcatagatgattggacatctgctatgagaatcgtagcaggaacacttgatctcaacagagaatgattcattaaacttttggaaatgagtcttatgagatcagtgaaaattgtttggaacatgacttcggtagaaactaaagaatcagtcctagccggagaatctcttagCGAGATAGCAGGAAGAATGTCTACCCTCTTTAAAGCACagtttataggggtagacttttttaacagtcaagatactgagaaaaaaaaatactcaagctctgtatagtctttaattacatgacatatgtttagtggatgattacattatgttattcactaaatatagatgaaattcaggggtcgaagaagatatagcaaTGCAGCTCTTCTTCGCCAAAATgtcaagtccctggagagaaatgctaataGAGAATATGTCCCTAGCAATCCAGATatattggcacgaagagcctctttcttaaaggaaaattggcagaATGGCGCCATTTGGGACCATTACAAAAGAATTgcaaacgattaaggggtattaacaaacgtactcatttatgttgtaaggaaaatgatcttctAACGATTATTGAAAGTAAACCATAGaagcataaaataaaaatttttaagcctcatccttatgctagaagtggaaggagttcttggaaaccaagaatagtttggtctagacaaaaagtcagatcttataaatctggacaaagaagcggaccatcaagaagtaggatatcatcccaagcatcgagtacatctcgaagtatgggaagaacacctacaaagaaaactttcagaagagctcatactcgagctaatgaaagttttaagtattgtaattgctggacatgtggagcaagaagtcatatctcaaccaactgtccagaaaatgaaaaaaaaagtattaaatGCTTCGATTCAACCTCGGATTTTGAAGAAGAAGTTTATTActaagatcttattcaggtataccgatttgaggatattgcgtcagatgaaagtatatatgatgaagaagaagtcttGAGTCAGGGAGAATCTGATGGATCTGAATCAGAATCTGACTGAAGAAGAGGTTTTTCGATATGAAACACCTGAAGATTTGTCTggtttctttagccagacaaccaTATCTCATAAGGAGGAAAATGACAATTCTTATGGAACTTACatgaaatagaatggagatgcagctaattctttctgaagaaattaaggaggaattacaaaaactcaagatagaagtagcacggactatgtcctggattcatatcggagcaatccaaattatgataaaagctactttcaaagaatgAATATATTCACCTATTGATATcgctatatgcgataaacgaATGGGTaatcttcaagattcagtactgggaactatctcaagAAATCTCTGCgcaggaaagattgtaggagtaatcTATCCGAGAATTGTCTACAActtggcagatcgagattttagctgagccttgacattgcatcagaatttcaagaaaaaaaggctgatgaaagaaggtaatagaccatattatattacctatcaaatctcatatgctttatctaacacacatcattcagaaatatttattagaaatgagtttattgaaataccTGAGATATTTGAAAAAGTTGCTCAGGTAATTTATCCAGAAAGGGTTGAGTTTCTTTTAATACAGGAAACAAATattcaaatacaagacaaaccgattctacaaaagaatcaaagtcttagattggaatcaagaagactatcttttcaaggagattgAATTACAAGTTATTGCCTATAGGTGGGGAACAACACCtatccaagaaacccaacaggagcCAAAAAGCTTTTCTACCATAGGAAATCTTAGATATCCATAGGGGTGGAAGGAAgtagaaatagtatttgatattacaaaacaaaggaatcaattttcttgtaataccatatactatttagaacaaccaatgataggaacttaccaagaaATGATTAAGATCGgtgaattggaagttcatatcaaaggaattccaggaaaagaaccagatcGATTGATTCTTGGATTAGAGTTTCTCAAGGAACACAAACCTTGGAAACgactagagtatggaatggagtttatggcagacGATAGGATGTGGAAAATCGAATGACCACAAGCTcattctccatatacattcTAGTAGGAATGTtgtatgaacaatataaggcagaatatttcgCTGCTTATAATGATTCATGTGCCGGAATCAGTACAGCAAaaagaggagtttttccaaataatttggaagaagaattaccaaagatttctggaagagatttttcttgaagaatcttaatcttatgcaaagggattaagatgactgaaa
Protein-coding sequences here:
- the LOC140968255 gene encoding uncharacterized protein: MAAAMKKSAVLYHYPCPDGAFAALAAHLYFTHCPTVTNPPPLFVPNTVYSPLRLEDLPLHEIDAVYLLDFVGPPGFFQKLSSNVERVVVLDHHKTTLEILGSAAPISANEIKVLDMERSGATIAYDYFMEKLLCGDVPFNKDCALAEFQRMRRIFEYIEDGDLWRWRLPHSKAFSSGLKDLNLEFDFSLNPKLFQQLLSLDLDSVIRRGTSSLAKKQRLINEVLKQSEEIALGGGAFGHCLAVNADSVYELRSELGNQLANKSREMNLRGIGAVVYRVPELLNDQLLKISLRSVDDEDTTPISQEYGGGGHQNASSFVLSRVEYQQWKVSVNV